From the genome of Triticum aestivum cultivar Chinese Spring chromosome 3B, IWGSC CS RefSeq v2.1, whole genome shotgun sequence, one region includes:
- the LOC123065396 gene encoding uncharacterized protein, producing the protein MAGGNPDSPLDAELMVSNLPQMSPTHVNISKRYILQQATNTLNLQITDHDILDMGEHGLIASLSINLPPHRGWAATEHKKIYGDFKSTSLEAAESANVAAISYLQGNNIAVFDDANLQPLKKCRRELLQATSWSWGFEQSTMHLKKQVEAMERDRVQPLTLLLSSNDDDPNTPLLQEPDEELVPTPEAEPQFNGSAMNTPPAEVISNLFLVTSKLEPESEDNGTTRVSGKRSAKRALFNHANQL; encoded by the exons ATGGCGGGCGGGAATCCGGATTCTCCATTGGACGCAGAACTCATGGTCAGTAACCTTCCACAG ATGTCGCCAACCCATGTCAACATAAGCAAACGTTACATTCTTCAGCAAGCCACAAACACTCTTAACCTACAAATCACTGACCATGACATACTTGACATGGGGGAACATGGCCTAATTGCCTCTCTTTCAATCAATTTACCACCTCATAGAGGCTGGGCAGCCACAGAACACAAAAAAATTTATGGGGATTTCAAAAGTACATCCCTCGAAGCTGCTGAATCAGCTAATGTGGCTGCCATAAGCTATCTACAAGGAAACAACATAGCAGTGTTTGATGATGCAAACCTACAGCCCCTGAAGAAATGCAGAAGAGAACTTCTACAAGCAACATCCTGGTCATGGGGTTTTGAGCAATCTACTATGCATCTTAAAAAACAAGTTGAAGCCATGGAAAGAGATAGGGTGCAACCATTAACATTACTGCTTTCATCCAATGATGACGATCCAAATACACCACTTCTTCAG GAACCCGATGAAGAATTGGTTCCAACACCTGAAGCAGAACCACAGTTTAATGGCAGCGCAATGAACACACCGCCAGCTGAAGTGATCTCTAACCTCTTTCTCGTCACCAGCAAGCTGGAACCAGAAAGCGAAGACAACGGAACTACTAG GGTGTCTGGAAAAAGAAGTGCAAAGAGAGCGTTGTTCAACCATGCCAATCAGCTATAA